One part of the Lapillicoccus jejuensis genome encodes these proteins:
- the purL gene encoding phosphoribosylformylglycinamidine synthase subunit PurL has product MSNELDTVAVAGGTPDTEQPWSELGLKADEYERIREILGRRPTSAELAMYSVMWSEHCSYKSSKVHFSLWGENTTDEMREKLLVGIGENAGVVDIGDGWAVTFKVESHNHPSYVEPYQGAATGVGGIVRDIMSMGARPIAVMDPLRFGNLHHPDTLRVLPGVVAGVGGYGNCLGLPNIGGEVVFDDCYQGNPLVNALCVGSMRVEDIHLASARGAGNKVVLFGAKTGGDGIGGVSVLASETFDEGGPTKRPAVQVGDPFAEKVLIECCLDLYAAKVVAGIQDLGGAGLSCATSELASNGDGGMAVELDLVPLRDASLRPEEILMSESQERMMAIVEPGQLDAFLAITTKWDVEATVIGEVTDGDHLVITWHGETIVDVPPRSVAHDGPVYHRPLAEPSYRQVLSQDTTARFEKPATGPAIRETLLTLLGSPNLCDKSWVTDQYDRYVMGNTALAMPDDAGVVRVDEETGRGVAVATDCNGRFAKLDPYVGAQAALAEAYRNVSTSGAAPLAVTDCLNFGSPEDPGVMWQFREAVRGIAEGCKTLGIPVTGGNVSFYNQTGDVAIHPTPVIGVLGVLEDVSVRTGSGFSVDGSRVYLLGETRDELDGSEWANVVHGHLGGRPPVVDLEHEMRLSALLQQGVAAGWFSTVHDLSEGGLGQVLAESVLRHGLGARIDLSALQEASGLDAFTALFSESTGRVLVAVAPGRDEEFLAAVGDLPGVELGVVDDEHVDGLLVTARGADGSDAGFGVDLATLDATHTQTLPALLGR; this is encoded by the coding sequence GTGAGCAACGAGCTCGACACCGTCGCCGTCGCCGGCGGCACCCCCGACACCGAGCAGCCGTGGTCCGAGCTGGGCCTCAAGGCCGACGAGTACGAGCGCATCCGCGAGATCCTCGGGCGCCGACCCACCTCGGCCGAGCTGGCGATGTACTCCGTCATGTGGAGCGAGCACTGCTCCTACAAGTCGAGCAAGGTGCACTTCTCGCTCTGGGGCGAGAACACCACCGACGAGATGCGCGAGAAGCTCCTCGTCGGCATCGGCGAGAACGCCGGCGTCGTCGACATCGGCGACGGCTGGGCGGTGACCTTCAAGGTCGAGTCGCACAACCACCCGTCGTACGTCGAGCCGTACCAGGGCGCCGCGACCGGCGTCGGCGGCATCGTGCGCGACATCATGTCGATGGGCGCGCGGCCGATCGCCGTCATGGACCCGCTGCGCTTCGGCAACCTGCACCACCCCGACACGCTGCGCGTCCTGCCCGGCGTCGTCGCCGGCGTCGGCGGCTACGGCAACTGCCTCGGCCTGCCCAACATCGGTGGCGAGGTCGTCTTCGACGACTGCTACCAGGGCAACCCGCTCGTCAACGCCCTCTGCGTCGGGTCGATGCGCGTCGAGGACATCCACCTCGCGTCGGCGCGCGGCGCCGGCAACAAGGTGGTGCTGTTCGGGGCCAAGACCGGCGGCGACGGCATCGGCGGCGTCTCGGTGCTCGCGTCGGAGACGTTCGACGAGGGCGGCCCGACCAAGCGACCCGCGGTCCAGGTCGGCGACCCGTTCGCCGAGAAGGTGCTCATCGAGTGCTGCCTCGACCTCTACGCGGCCAAGGTCGTCGCCGGCATCCAGGACCTCGGCGGCGCCGGGCTGTCCTGCGCGACGAGCGAGCTGGCCTCCAACGGCGACGGCGGCATGGCCGTCGAGCTCGACCTCGTGCCGCTGCGCGACGCGTCGTTGCGGCCCGAGGAGATCCTCATGTCCGAGTCCCAGGAACGGATGATGGCCATCGTCGAGCCGGGCCAGCTCGACGCGTTCCTCGCCATCACGACGAAGTGGGACGTCGAGGCGACGGTCATCGGCGAGGTCACCGACGGCGACCACCTCGTCATCACCTGGCACGGCGAGACGATCGTCGACGTGCCGCCGCGGTCGGTCGCGCACGACGGGCCGGTCTACCACCGGCCGCTCGCCGAGCCGTCGTACCGGCAGGTGCTGTCCCAGGACACGACCGCGCGCTTCGAGAAGCCGGCCACCGGCCCGGCCATCCGCGAGACGCTGCTGACCCTGCTCGGCAGCCCCAACCTCTGCGACAAGTCGTGGGTCACCGACCAGTACGACCGCTACGTCATGGGCAACACCGCGCTGGCCATGCCCGACGACGCGGGCGTCGTCCGGGTCGACGAGGAGACCGGGCGCGGGGTCGCGGTCGCGACCGACTGCAACGGCCGCTTCGCCAAGCTCGACCCGTACGTCGGCGCGCAGGCGGCGCTCGCGGAGGCCTACCGCAACGTCTCGACGAGCGGGGCCGCGCCGCTGGCCGTCACCGACTGCCTCAACTTCGGCTCGCCCGAGGACCCGGGCGTGATGTGGCAGTTCCGCGAGGCGGTGCGCGGGATCGCCGAGGGCTGCAAGACCCTCGGCATCCCCGTCACCGGCGGCAACGTGTCCTTCTACAACCAGACCGGCGACGTCGCGATCCACCCGACGCCGGTCATCGGCGTGCTCGGCGTCCTCGAGGACGTGTCGGTGCGGACCGGGTCCGGCTTCTCGGTCGACGGGTCCCGGGTCTACCTGCTCGGCGAGACCCGCGACGAGCTCGACGGGTCCGAGTGGGCCAACGTCGTCCACGGCCACCTCGGCGGCCGGCCGCCGGTCGTCGACCTGGAGCACGAGATGCGGCTGTCCGCGCTGCTCCAGCAGGGCGTGGCCGCTGGGTGGTTCAGCACGGTGCACGACCTGTCCGAGGGTGGTCTGGGCCAGGTGCTCGCCGAGTCGGTGCTGCGGCACGGTCTGGGCGCGCGCATCGACCTGTCCGCGCTGCAGGAGGCGTCGGGTCTCGACGCGTTCACCGCGCTGTTCTCCGAGTCGACCGGGCGGGTGCTCGTCGCCGTGGCCCCGGGCCGCGACGAGGAGTTCCTCGCCGCCGTCGGCGACCTCCCGGGCGTCGAGCTCGGGGTCGTCGACGACGAGCACGTCGACGGTCTGCTCGTCACCGCTCGCGGTGCCGACGGCTCCGACGCCGGCTTCGGCGTCGACCTCGCCACCCTCGACGCCACGCACACCCAGACCCTGCCGGCGCTCCTCGGTCGCTGA
- a CDS encoding acyltransferase family protein: MTTTTLRPQPVRTASSPPPDGPGRAFRPDIEGLRALAVTAVVAYHAHLGVRGGYVGVDVFLVLSGFLITGRLLRDLPDGGLPALGRFYAHRVRRLLPASTLVLVTTLLAARFLGPPLDSDQTAAYGLHAALSVLNRRLATLQVDYLHAGTGALSPLTHYWSLGLEEQFYLGWPLVVLVVARLLRARVRGALLVLLVGLVAWSAWRSAVVTAADAGPAYFWLTTRAWELGVGALLAVALPRLERLPHRLTGPLSVAGLLVVTASCFGLSDRTVFPGTAAWLPVLGTAAVVAAGCDGRAGAEPVLAHPATQWVGRRSYSWYLWHWPLLVLVPVPADGAGALVGRAAVALASLAVAAAAYRFVEQPARAATWSTARWLAFAAGATLVSLVTATAVLVLPPDVTGPGAAATVPSLPRDPVAAATTLSGLARSSLGATSVPVNLTPALRDAADSVPPTTRNGCQAPYLALTQGDCRYGDPSARRTVVLFGDSHAEQWLPALDRLGRDEHWRVVSWTKAACAVADVPVFNETLQRDYTECDTWRAATVARIAALHPDLVIASQSEGNAPPEVSPALFAAATVGTLERLRAAGVPRVAVVGEIPTPGVDVPACLAAHLDDVSACTFERSRALPFPDRHAAVASALARAGIPVLELVPLLCGETRCPVVVGDLLVYRNESHVTVPWSLYLTPVLRPLLDGAAP, encoded by the coding sequence ATGACGACCACCACCCTGCGCCCCCAGCCCGTCCGTACGGCGTCCTCCCCGCCGCCGGACGGGCCGGGGCGCGCCTTCCGGCCCGACATCGAGGGTCTGCGCGCCCTCGCCGTCACGGCCGTCGTGGCGTACCACGCCCACCTCGGCGTGCGGGGCGGCTACGTCGGCGTCGACGTCTTCCTCGTCCTGTCCGGTTTCCTCATCACCGGTCGGCTCCTGCGCGACCTCCCCGACGGGGGCCTGCCGGCCCTCGGCCGGTTCTACGCGCACCGCGTCCGCCGGCTCCTGCCGGCGTCGACGCTCGTCCTCGTCACGACGCTCCTCGCCGCCCGCTTCCTCGGGCCGCCGCTGGACTCGGACCAGACGGCGGCGTACGGCCTGCACGCCGCGCTCTCGGTGCTGAACCGGCGGCTCGCCACGCTGCAGGTCGACTACCTGCACGCCGGCACGGGCGCCCTGTCACCGCTGACGCACTACTGGTCGCTCGGGTTGGAGGAGCAGTTCTACCTCGGCTGGCCGCTCGTCGTCCTCGTCGTCGCGCGACTCCTGCGAGCCCGGGTGCGCGGCGCGCTGCTCGTCCTGCTGGTCGGCCTCGTCGCCTGGTCGGCCTGGCGGTCGGCGGTCGTCACCGCCGCCGACGCGGGCCCCGCGTACTTCTGGCTCACCACACGCGCCTGGGAGCTCGGCGTCGGCGCCCTGCTCGCGGTGGCCCTCCCCCGGCTCGAACGGCTTCCGCACCGGCTCACCGGACCGCTGTCGGTGGCCGGGCTGCTCGTCGTGACCGCCTCGTGCTTCGGGCTGAGCGACCGCACGGTCTTCCCCGGGACGGCCGCGTGGCTCCCGGTCCTGGGGACGGCGGCCGTCGTCGCCGCCGGGTGCGACGGGCGGGCCGGCGCGGAACCGGTGCTCGCCCACCCCGCCACGCAGTGGGTGGGTCGGCGGTCGTACTCCTGGTACCTCTGGCACTGGCCGCTGCTCGTCCTCGTGCCGGTCCCGGCCGACGGGGCCGGCGCGCTCGTCGGCCGCGCCGCGGTGGCGCTCGCGTCCCTCGCGGTGGCCGCGGCGGCGTACCGGTTCGTCGAGCAGCCCGCCCGCGCGGCGACGTGGTCGACCGCACGATGGCTCGCGTTCGCGGCCGGCGCCACCCTCGTCTCCCTCGTCACCGCCACCGCGGTGCTCGTGCTCCCGCCCGACGTCACCGGCCCCGGCGCGGCGGCCACCGTCCCGTCCCTCCCGCGGGACCCCGTGGCCGCGGCGACGACCCTGTCCGGGCTGGCCCGCAGCTCGCTCGGCGCGACCTCGGTGCCTGTGAACCTCACCCCGGCCCTGCGTGACGCCGCTGACTCCGTGCCACCGACCACGCGGAACGGGTGCCAGGCCCCCTATCTCGCACTGACCCAGGGCGACTGCCGGTACGGCGACCCGTCGGCTCGCCGTACGGTCGTGCTCTTCGGCGACTCGCACGCCGAGCAGTGGCTGCCCGCCCTGGACCGACTCGGGCGCGACGAGCACTGGCGGGTCGTCAGCTGGACCAAGGCGGCGTGCGCCGTCGCCGACGTCCCCGTGTTCAACGAGACCCTGCAGCGCGACTACACCGAGTGCGACACCTGGCGGGCGGCGACGGTGGCGCGGATCGCGGCGCTGCACCCGGACCTCGTCATCGCCAGCCAGTCCGAGGGCAACGCCCCGCCGGAGGTGTCACCGGCGCTCTTCGCCGCCGCGACCGTCGGGACCCTCGAGCGGCTGCGGGCCGCCGGGGTGCCCCGGGTCGCCGTCGTCGGGGAGATCCCCACGCCCGGGGTCGACGTCCCGGCCTGCCTGGCCGCGCACCTGGACGACGTGTCGGCGTGCACCTTCGAGCGTTCGCGCGCCCTGCCGTTCCCGGACCGGCACGCGGCGGTCGCGTCCGCGCTCGCCAGGGCCGGCATCCCCGTGCTCGAGCTCGTCCCGTTGCTGTGCGGGGAGACCCGTTGCCCGGTCGTCGTCGGCGACCTGCTCGTCTACCGCAACGAGAGCCACGTGACCGTGCCCTGGAGCCTGTACCTCACCCCGGTCCTGCGTCCCCTCCTCGACGGCGCCGCACCCTGA